In Rhodamnia argentea isolate NSW1041297 chromosome 5, ASM2092103v1, whole genome shotgun sequence, the DNA window CCGATCTATGCGTTCCATTAAACGCTGCTCCAAACGTTGCAGCGCGTCGTCCCCAAGGATTGGGGCTCCAGTCTCCCGAACATCGTCACGAagaccaccgccggccgccataggctctgataccacctaaCGCAGCGTTCGgcgaataacgcaagaaaacccttgctaaaagagagaaatctcgaaaattatgtgaatattattgatgatgatccttcaaaaaacgtgataaacaccttttatagggtgttatcctaaccctagtctaattaggaatcaaaatatcaaaaaacggaaaattacaaaagtgccactgaaataaaaataagcccgaaaaatactaaaaaaaataggaaaacccatctagacattctcgaacggccaaaatccatcgttagtcacggccaaaggccgtgagtattgatcaggacgccgtttcgcttcagcctaccgaatttgagcccaatccgacgtcgtcgacTTGATCCGCTGGTTCTAGCCgcagcaccgtttcgccttccgattagatttgtgttgatccaatcgatccagaaacatattactaatgacatccgcatcactACCTCCCTCAATGTTGTTCTATATCTATTAGCAAGTTTATTTACAGGCACAAAATATGGACTTTGAGGAGAATTTTTCATCTGACCTTCCCTAAATGTTATTGAATTACATGCAAATGAAGATAAATGCGCACTTCTCATGTGAAGTACAATTTTTTGGGAAAGTCATTTACATAAAAGTAAAGATAGCCATTGTCAgtttgataaataaaatatcatcttattaaagaaaattaaaataaaaagatttggACGACTCGGTTCTTCATACATTTGCAATGATCAATCAAGCTTAGagctttgaatattttgaattatAAAATTAATCACACGGATGTGCGTGTGTGCATCACTCCAAAGAGGAGCAACGCACCTTAATTACACAGACTGAATTGAACACCCACCACCAATAGGCAAACAACTACCCAAGAAGTATTTGAAATACCATAGAAGGTTGCTAACGCCGGATCCAATTTTTATACAACGAGTATGCTCTTTAATTCTTATCAACTTTAACATATGAGTTTACAAAtttaaaaactacataagcaccACTCATTTGAGAAAGTCTAAATTAAACCATGAAAGTCACCTCCAGCTGACAAATTCGAAATCTTATCAATTAAAAGAGAAGGGATATCAAAACTCAAGTGAATAACCACATTAACTAAGACTTGACCAGGCGGCCATATTTCGGAGCCAAAATGTTTGTTACACAAAATACCTCTAGAATGGCCAATCATGATGAATAACCACTAACGCAAAAAACTCGCGCAGCCAAAGTCCActtgcacaaaaaattctatCGCGCCTTATCTCTATCTACCAAACTACAATTCAAGTGACCTTACTGTCAAAAGAGTGGACTATATGTTATCAGTCATCTACACTTAATCAATGAAAGGACTAGATGTTTGGACTACCAGTTATGCGTCGAATCACCCCTCCAAAAGAACTCCATgcttcctttttgttcttcatGAAGAACTGGACGATGTAGAGTGGATTGAGGGCTCTGATCACTCCCAAGTCATGTCTCGCGAAATTGTAGATGCCGATCAGTCCGATACTGAGGAACCATACAGAGAGAATCGAGGCGAAGCTGTATCCAACCTTGTAAGTCCCGAACCTTTGCACTTGAAGTAGAAGGATCAAGATCACCACAGAGATCCACATGATTTGATCATCTCCAAGTGAACGTGCGGCTTCTCTTATGCCCCCAACAGCCAACAATACTGCtcccagaaaaagaagaaaagaatccgAACCATCAGAACCATCTATTGATATTCAACCAAGGAAACTAACGTTCTTGATGCAGAAATTATTGCCGGATATGCATGGTGTGAGGATCCCGTCTCCAATGACCATGGCGGTGCCCAACATAATTACAAACAAGAGCAAGTACTTAGCCGCCTTCCTATTCTCGAGAAAGGA includes these proteins:
- the LOC115756928 gene encoding potassium transporter 20-like; its protein translation is MTQASTCPAFSSPTLWMQGTSGLGLWWKRLHSRLDLLRQLEVPSCRLRRASSMKSFLENRKAAKYLLLFVIMLGTAMVIGDGILTPCISVLLAVGGIREAARSLGDDQIMWISVVILILLLQVQRFGTYKVGYSFASILSVWFLSIGLIGIYNFARHDLGVIRALNPLYIVQFFMKNKKEAWSSFGGVIRRITGSPNI